In a single window of the Photobacterium profundum SS9 genome:
- the mog gene encoding molybdopterin adenylyltransferase, producing MSKAKIGIVTVSDRASAGVYEDISGQAIIDTLNDYLTSPWEPVYQVIPDEQDVIEATLIKMADEQDCSLIVTTGGTGPAKRDVTPEATEAVCDRMMPGFGELMRTESLKFVPTAILSRQTAGLRGDSLIVNLPGKPKSIRECLDAVFPAIPYCIDLMEGPFLECNEEVIKPFRPKQK from the coding sequence ATGAGTAAAGCGAAAATCGGTATTGTGACAGTAAGTGACCGTGCTAGCGCAGGTGTTTACGAAGATATTTCTGGCCAAGCAATCATCGATACGTTGAATGACTACTTAACATCGCCTTGGGAGCCTGTATACCAAGTGATCCCTGATGAGCAAGACGTGATTGAAGCAACGCTTATCAAGATGGCTGACGAGCAAGATTGTAGTCTTATTGTAACGACAGGTGGTACTGGTCCTGCAAAGCGTGATGTAACACCGGAAGCAACAGAAGCAGTATGTGATCGTATGATGCCAGGTTTCGGCGAGCTAATGCGTACTGAATCATTGAAGTTTGTACCGACAGCGATTTTATCACGCCAAACGGCGGGTCTTCGTGGTGATAGCTTGATTGTAAATCTACCGGGCAAGCCAAAATCTATCCGTGAGTGTCTGGATGCAGTATTCCCTGCTATACCTTATTGTATCGATTTGATGGAAGGTCCATTCCTTGAGTGTAACGAGGAAGTGATTAAGCCTTTCCGTCCAAAGCAGAAGTAA
- a CDS encoding FAD-dependent oxidoreductase, translating to MNVNVSDTPFKNIDGSIRTKITVGVVGGGVAGSTVALRLAELGIPVTLIEEGATLVNGPPICHLHAGGNLYREISDKQCVTLLRQSIDTLRVFPHTANIRPTVIAVPLRDSGNPDTLLPRLKLLQNVYKKLIEQDAGNAVLGDPDEYFKVYQQQDLINLAAKNLPLMPVSLDDWMVPVAKNLNLNEFKYPIIMVQEYGLSIFRIAATASLAFAKLPACKVYTNAKVTHIEKSDSENQQAWNISFQRFNEQLNDHQTENITVDYLVNACGYRTGSLDDMAAVTRNRMVEFKAAYVTQWPTCEGVWPEVIFHGERGTPNGMAQLTPYPDGYFQLHGMTEDITLFKKGLVSSTKQSAQPKLEEHFISKLKTQWKPFEVTARTQRAINHIAQFVPTFDDAIVGGNPLFGAQQIPGNDPTLRAADVSFEDQRYARSEIVKASSAISAADAILDKLVEEGLITKDIFAGLLSREEQFQVTHALNTEDVVRVAEQLAKNRHFPKALAQPVNIAKNQK from the coding sequence ATGAATGTAAATGTTTCTGATACACCTTTTAAAAACATCGATGGCTCAATAAGAACTAAAATTACCGTGGGTGTTGTGGGCGGTGGTGTTGCAGGTTCAACCGTAGCACTACGTTTAGCCGAACTTGGCATACCTGTGACTTTAATCGAAGAAGGCGCGACCTTAGTGAATGGTCCTCCTATCTGTCACTTACATGCTGGCGGTAATTTATATCGCGAGATATCGGACAAACAATGCGTCACATTACTTCGCCAATCTATAGATACACTGCGTGTTTTTCCACATACAGCAAACATCCGACCAACCGTTATCGCAGTACCATTACGTGATTCAGGTAATCCTGACACGTTATTACCACGCTTAAAGTTACTTCAAAATGTATATAAAAAACTCATCGAGCAGGACGCAGGCAATGCGGTTCTTGGTGATCCAGATGAGTATTTTAAAGTTTATCAACAACAAGATTTGATAAACTTAGCTGCAAAAAATTTACCGTTAATGCCAGTTTCACTGGATGATTGGATGGTTCCAGTGGCTAAGAATTTGAATTTAAATGAGTTCAAATACCCCATTATCATGGTGCAAGAATACGGACTAAGCATATTTAGAATTGCCGCAACGGCATCTCTAGCCTTTGCAAAATTGCCAGCCTGTAAAGTTTATACCAACGCCAAAGTAACTCATATAGAAAAAAGCGATAGTGAGAACCAACAAGCTTGGAATATTTCTTTTCAACGCTTTAATGAGCAACTTAATGATCATCAGACGGAGAATATAACCGTTGATTATCTCGTAAACGCTTGTGGTTATCGAACAGGGTCATTAGATGATATGGCAGCCGTTACACGAAACCGCATGGTTGAATTTAAAGCCGCTTATGTCACTCAATGGCCAACATGTGAAGGTGTGTGGCCAGAGGTGATTTTTCACGGCGAACGTGGAACACCCAATGGTATGGCGCAATTAACGCCCTACCCTGATGGATACTTCCAGCTTCATGGAATGACAGAAGACATAACCTTATTCAAAAAAGGGCTCGTCAGTTCAACCAAGCAAAGTGCTCAGCCAAAACTTGAAGAACACTTTATTAGTAAGCTTAAAACTCAGTGGAAACCGTTTGAAGTAACAGCTCGAACGCAACGAGCAATCAATCACATAGCACAATTTGTTCCAACTTTTGATGATGCTATTGTGGGTGGAAATCCTCTTTTTGGTGCACAGCAAATTCCGGGGAATGACCCAACATTACGTGCAGCAGATGTTTCTTTCGAAGATCAACGTTACGCCCGCTCTGAAATTGTGAAAGCGTCGTCTGCGATATCAGCAGCAGATGCTATTTTAGACAAACTGGTAGAAGAAGGCCTGATCACTAAAGATATATTCGCAGGCTTATTGTCACGTGAAGAACAATTTCAAGTGACGCATGCTCTTAACACTGAAGATGTTGTTCGAGTTGCTGAACAATTAGCCAAAAATAGACATTTTCCGAAAGCTTTAGCTCAGCCAGTTAATATAGCCAAGAATCAGAAATAG
- a CDS encoding OmpA family protein, with amino-acid sequence MSKMNYILPLALLISGVVNAATENPWYAGARVGGTSYSGLSIDSRSSDIDKEDWGGGAFLGYNIVPWFAVEGGYTYLGEMDFKADDASIEQQGLDLVGKFTWNVTNSIDLFAKAGGFYYFTDGSGAISGSDDGIIGTAGVGAEYFFNKNLSARLEYQYYNDLELKDASWDTHFYGISLVYGWGAPVPVAVVEPEPEPAPVPVMVQVEPITVALPFAFDSDTLSQQDIDQLQPIAQRLVNFPETELFVIGHTDSRGAEAYNQNLSEERAAVVAGYLATHFGIEQSRIQAQGRGELEPVATNDTEDGRGQNRRVEVFTPGFEMEGQ; translated from the coding sequence ATGTCTAAAATGAATTACATACTCCCACTTGCGTTACTTATTTCTGGTGTAGTTAACGCTGCCACAGAAAATCCGTGGTATGCAGGTGCTCGAGTCGGCGGTACGAGTTACAGCGGCCTCTCTATTGATAGTAGATCAAGTGACATTGATAAAGAGGATTGGGGAGGTGGTGCATTCTTAGGATATAATATTGTGCCGTGGTTTGCTGTTGAAGGTGGTTATACTTACCTGGGGGAAATGGATTTTAAAGCTGACGATGCATCAATTGAGCAGCAAGGTCTTGATCTTGTCGGCAAGTTTACATGGAATGTAACTAACTCAATTGATTTGTTTGCTAAAGCGGGTGGTTTCTATTACTTCACCGATGGCAGCGGTGCAATTAGTGGCTCTGATGACGGTATTATTGGTACTGCTGGTGTAGGTGCTGAATACTTCTTCAATAAGAACCTATCGGCACGTCTTGAATATCAATATTACAATGATCTAGAACTTAAAGATGCTAGCTGGGATACTCATTTCTATGGTATTAGCTTAGTGTATGGCTGGGGCGCTCCTGTACCGGTTGCTGTTGTTGAACCAGAGCCTGAACCAGCACCTGTTCCTGTAATGGTTCAAGTAGAACCAATCACAGTTGCACTGCCGTTTGCATTTGATAGCGATACGTTATCTCAGCAAGACATTGATCAGTTACAGCCTATTGCGCAGCGTCTGGTTAACTTCCCAGAAACTGAACTATTTGTTATCGGTCACACTGATAGCCGTGGTGCAGAAGCGTATAACCAAAATCTATCGGAAGAACGTGCAGCAGTGGTTGCTGGTTATTTAGCAACACACTTTGGCATTGAACAGAGTCGAATTCAGGCGCAAGGTCGTGGTGAACTAGAGCCTGTCGCGACGAATGATACTGAAGATGGTCGTGGTCAAAACCGTCGTGTAGAAGTATTTACACCTGGTTTTGAGATGGAAGGTCAGTAA